CGCtgacaacctgtccagggtgtacccgcCCCCTCAGCAGTCCTCATAGATGGATAGGGAATAAATAATGCAAATCCCCCTTGAATTGGCTTCTGAGAACTCAGAGGAGGTGTATTAGCTGTCGCATGGATGAGAGGAAAAATGTTGAACAAAAATTCAAGAAATTGTGTTCATTATCTTAAATTTTCTATTCAAGATGTGGATGGCAGACAGCAGACCTGACACCGAGGCATGATCCAAGGCAGAGTGCGGGGTCCAATGGCCACTGTATGTGATGACCCCCACCTGGGGGCAGGCCCATCCGAGGACTGCGACATCCTCCTGGATGATTCAGACTCAGACAGTGTACTTTCTGATGACTCAGTGCTTCCTGACTATGACATGGATGAAAATCCCACAGAGCCGGCTAGAACACTGTACGAGGCCTGTGCCAGGAACGACCCCACGTCCCTGAGCAGCATCCTGGAGAGAGGAGTCACTAAAGAAGAGGCCAATGAGCAGGATATCAATGGCAGGGTGAGGAGTTTATTTTTGtagatacaaataaatatatatatatatatatatatatatacaaatgtataaataGGTACAGTTACATTTTAACAAAGGTCACTTTATTTCTGACTTGTTTGTCATCAGAATGGACTTATGTTGGCTGTGGCAAAGGGTTTCGTCGATATTGTCACCATGCTGCATACATGTCCATTAATAGACATCAACCACCAAGATAGTGATGGTAATACTGCCCTCATGATTGCTGCCCAGGCAGGTAAGTTTGAAGTCTGTAATAGCACATAAACTCAACATCAGGTCTCAATTCAATACcctaaaaaaataatgatgttgttttttcaatTCAGGCTTCATCACCATTCTGAACTATATCATTAACTTCTACTCTGGCGTGGACACTGAGGTCAGGGATCCCCGTGGCTTCACTGCCCTCATCAAGGCAGGCCTGCAGGGCAgacaggagtgtgtgtctgccctgCTAATGCATGGTGGGTTTATGGCAtctgagaaatgtgtttgtcatgttgctttttgtgcaaataaaatgtCGGCCAAGTTACAAAAGCCTAAGCCGAAGAGTTTCCTTGCTTCTGGGGAATCTGATAAGTCCTTTTTGCATTCCTGGCTATTTTCACTAAGTTTTATGTAACATACTACGAGTTAGTTTGGCTCaaattttaaaagcagaaacaacagCATTACTGTGGCAGATGATCAGGAAGCCTATGGGTAAAGGGCTTGCATTTCTAACACAGGCTCTAAAAGCAACCACATGGGGGGGTCATTTGACTGTTTAGGCAGCATTTGATTTCCTCAGTTCCCTCGTCATCCAATAACTTGTTTccttattttctgcttttttctcaTGTGCAGGTGCTGATATGAATGCAGTAGACATGGTGCAAGGGAGAGGCCTGAAGGATTGGGTCCTGAGGACAGGAAGGTTTGAAACTTTGAACAGAATACGCCGTCTGCAGGCTCATCCTGTCGCTGAGCATTTCTGTGAAAGCTACATCCCTGAGTGGCCTCAGCTGAAGCAACTGGTGGAAAAGGCCACCGCCCCAAAAACAACCAGTCAGAGACTGAGGCAGCGTCTAAAAGACAGCCTTACTTTCAGCTTCCCTCAGGACCCACAAGACAATGGGGTCATGGACTATATGGTGCGAATGACCACTAGCATCCACAGCCCCCTGATAGCCATTGGCTGCCGTCCTTTCTGTCCCACCAGTCCTCCAGAGATTGGCAAGCGACGGTTTGCCGTGCCTGAACTGCTTGAAAAGCACAGcatcaaggagctggaggagagcacAGTATCCCACAGCAACGGCTCCATCACCTCAGCTTCTCCTACCACTGTGTCAGCCACCTCCATATCTCTGACCTCCTGCTGCCAGGACTCCAACCGCAGGGAGAGCCAGGCCTCAGGTGGCATGAAAAGCTTCATTCCCCGCAGCATGGCACACAGGAACAGCATCTTCCCCTCGGGCTGTATCCCTAAGATTGAAGTGACAAGATCTGGCGAGCCCACtccaaagaaagagaagaagaagaaaagggagaagGGCTACCTGGAGCCTCCTGTCTGGAAGTACAAGGAAGccaaggaagagaaaaaaagagcgaagaagcaggaaaagcaAAAAGAGCAAGATAAAAAGTCCAAGGGGTCCAAACGTTCATCAAACCAAAAATGAGGCAgcattttgttttccactgagaATTTTACTTTGATTATGTCAAACATGATTAATttaacagaagaaaacagataaaaccCATTGGTGGATTTAAACTTTGGCCTTGGATGAACAGGAGAAAACTGGAGCCACTTGAATTTGCTTGACATGCAGTCATGTTCCGCTTAACTGGAAGATATTTAATAACCGTTTCTTATTTCATCTGCGAAAGATGGATTGGTAAATGAAGTCACATGGAGATGGAACGTTATTGCAGAACCCTGCAATTTCATCATTTTATGTTGAAAACACTGTACATTTGTGGGGACTTTGTCAATCTGTGAATTGTTAAGAATTCCAGGTAGCGTGCCATTATGGTGTTAATGCAGAATAACTAAAGCAATAACAAATACTGTATGTGAGAAAAGGCCTTCAGCAAATTGATATATAATGTTAGTCATGGACTGTTTACAGTgttcaacacagagaggagaggtctCCATACTATGTGTTTTGCTCCCCTACACAAAAGCTCAAAGTGATAATTCATaatatgttatattatgtatatgCATTTCCAAGGGCAAAGCACTGACATTGCATCTAGTTTCAGCTATTGTACAGTTTATGTAGTTTTTAATGtctccactctgcagtgagtgtAATGGCATCTAAACAAACTGTTACCATACAGCCATCAGCTTGTCCATTTAGCTCATTGTTTGAACACATTCAGTCAAAAGCATCTTTTCTATTAAATTGATCTGCCCTTCCTGTTTTTATCACATGCAGTGTCTGTGTAAATATGTTATTAAGCAGAGTTTTCATTCTTCAAACAGCAAAGATTCAGAAACAGGAATCGTAAGTGAATTGTAGCTCATCATCCTGAAAACAAGACAAATCCATAAAATCCATACAAATCCTGCTGTTCCTTAAATACCACTACCAAACCAAAGTTACTTTTAGATTTTACAATTTTCTTTACTGAGCCTGAAACATATATCCCTAAATCGAACTCCATTAAattttataaatcattttctaGCACGAACTAGGCTAATTCAGTCTTCATGCAACATAGCATCTAGCTATGTGTAACCGACACACAACTGTTAGTGGTTTAAGTACTGCGTTTGTTAGCATAGTCCAAACATCTTTGCACATAATGTTACTCAGGAAATCCTTTGTCCATACTATGATGTCCATTAAACCTCTATCAAAGCAAGAAATCAATTTGAAGGTCCAGttcacaaaaaaatatgttaataGATAAACATGGTAACTCCTCAAATGTATATGTGTTATCTAAAAGAGAATTAATAGATGCTGAATTTAAAGATTAGAGTGGTTTCTGGGTTTATTTTAAAGTGGATGTATGAGACTGGAAAGCTCAGGTCTTTTACATCTTTATTGAGTGTGAGACggatgaaaacatttgtttacaaGCTTGGAATAAAACTCATGATGTTTGTGaatgagtttggttttatttctacCTTCTCAACACTgctcttttaaatattttcactctggaaatgtaatatttatccGATGAGCCTCTTGTTTCTCACAAGAACTTGGTGgctctttcacaataaaaaaatactctGAACGGAATAATGACGCCTTTAATATCTCTCAATTGGCAAGTGATTGCTTTTGAACGCTCTGTAATATTTGAATCCAATGTGCAATATCAAAACATTCAGCTTTTATAGGTTTCTGCATCAGCTGATATATTGTTTACTTACAAATTACTTTCCACATTCAGATTTTACATATGAACTTAAAAActtgtacattttatatattcaaaAACAGAAATTCAAGTGGTTGCAAAAGCTCCTTGTAGACCAGATTTTGACCTCTGAGAATAAGGTTATCATACtgtaacattacattttggcTTTATGTGCTCAGCAAAGATAAAGATTAGTCAATACTACTAAAGTGGAGGAGAAGTAAAACTGGTCGTCTATTTATCAGGAATTTCATGCTTTTGAAAACAAGTCAGCTGATGCAATATCAAATTTCCCCTACTTTATTAGATAAAAGAACAAATAGAGGCTTATTAGAGAAACCTCGGGGGTGCAGTAGGACTGTGTGGTTCTCTGAATCGCAGAGATTAGCAGGAAAGAGGAATATAAAAAGAACAACAATTTGCTCTGTTTTCGACATGACAGCTGATGTGAGAGCTCCCAGCTGCGTCTGCAGCCGCACGCCAAAAGTGGAGCGATTACAGAGCCTGAGAACAAGGAGGCTAATTTATATTAGAGACATGAAGACATCTCTCTCAGGCTCTGCTCAGTGAAGTGTTTTAACACAGCTTAGTCTCTCTGGCATCTAAGAGATAATTCAGCATTTGCCACTTACACACATTTTGCCATAATTGCTCTGATTAGTTACTGTAGCACCATTGTGTTTCTAAATGTGTGAGAGCAAACTTTACAGTTCTCACCAAATAGATTGAAAATACAGATTATCAGAATAAAACACTCAAATTGGGTTTATCTTGTTGTTACTGCACTTGAGTGTTTGCCCTTGACTGTGCAGAATAATGCACAGTCTGAAGAGCCCGACGAataatggatttttttgggCCAATGTTGATATTAAGGAATAAAGAAACTTCTGATATTGATACacatatatttaaagaaaactttGGCAATGATTCCTGATATGTTGTTATCAAACTCTTACAGTTTAAACATGAACTCTATTAAGAATAAGAATACAAAAACGTTTTTCATCTGTCGCATGATACGAACGTGATCAACACACCGGCTCATTAAAGTCACAGTTCAGTTCATGTGGACATTCTCAGGAGTTTTTAATGGGGgcctggcaggagaaactccgggCAAGTCTCATTAGGACATTTAAGTTCTCACATATGaccctccagaaaatgtcttgGCCATATCGCTATGACATCTGCATTCTGACATTCAGCCCCGCGGGACAATGTCTGCAGCTTCTCACTagcacatttgcattctcacacacagcacCTCCTGAGAATATCTGGAGCTGATTTGCGTTCCTGCATACAGACCCTCCAAAAAATATCTGGAACGTCTCACTCGgaaatttgtgttctcacatacaagCTCCCTCcaaaaaatgtctggagcatctgacttggacatttgtgttctcacatacagcccctctgcataatgtcaggagattatccggcgTTAGGAGCATTTTTGAAAGCAGTTCACAAGATTTGCCTTCCTACATACAGCCTTCTAGAAAATGTCTTTTGCATCTTGCTATAGGACCCTCAGGACAATACCCGCAGCTTCTCAATATCTGATTTGTGTTCTCAAATACAGGCCCTCCGAATAATGTCAGGAGAGTGTCCGGAGTTCAGtgcctgtctgaaagcagctcaaacTAATGGTGATATTGCTCTGTAACTGTTAGATGTGGGCATAAGCAACTGTTTTCTAACACGTTTGCCGAATCAATTTGAAAGTGTCTAATAGTGtgttcagtaaaaaaaatcGGTTGCAGTCGATTTAGCTTTTGAAACATCTCTGTTGTTAGATGCATAACAAAAGCCCCCCCGGCCTCTGAACTTCTAAAAAATAGGATCATAGTTTAATAACTGATAATAATGTTGAGCTGTTCAGCCAAAGACGTGTTGTTGTAAGTAAGGGGAGGGGGGTCTTTGAAGCACATTCCTTTCAGTGCAGTGCAGACACCAGTCCACAGGGGAAAAGGGAAAATGAGAGGTTTTAGCAGGCAACAGGAAAACCGCTATGAGAACACATtccagtcagagtctgtgcggGACAATAAGGGGTGGGACACAGCTGtacactatttaaaaaaaatctgcaatcTTGACTTTAGATCAGGAACACGGAGGACAACAAAAGAAGTTTCTTACTCCTCGGGActcggaggaggagaggagccgACGCTGAACCCCTGAACCGACGACGATGGTCCGTGTCGCGGGTTTATCAGCGCAGATTTGAcggagatgagatgagataggAGGCGGACAGCTCGTCCTCCCTGCCCCCGGAGCCAGCTGCCCGGttcctcttcacttcctccataCTTTCATGtcactgtttgtattgtgttGAACCAGGAAGCTGTGGGTTTGTGGAGAAACGAGAGGAAAAGCAGCGGAcgacgttttttttttatttcggCGGGTGGCTCGTCACCGAGGCAGAGGAAAGGATGTGAGCTCTGTGCGGagaaaacatctgcagctgaTCAGCGAAGTGTCGGGAACTCTTAGGAACTGGATCCAGTTGTGTTTTAAACTGGTTTCATTAGAGGAGAGAACACCTCGATCAGAGAGGAGGGACACTGTGATATGGAACATCTGCGGAGTTTGCATGTGTTGAGTTAAAGGCGAGCAGAAAACAGGTAATGTGTGGGGTTTAATAGTTCTTCTCTTTATTACTGAACTCTATCTGAGTGTTGTGTGATGTACTGTGGTGGATTTACATAGAGATAGTGTGACAGTGGACCTCATCACCTTTGACAGCCTCACACCAAACTCCACGTGTTTGCAGATGTGAACCAACAGGTGTCGAAGAGTGGCCTATACCTGAGCCACACACTAAACTATACTCTCACATTACATATCTATATTTTATCATGTGTTCATGTTCCTGTATCCATCTCCTTGGTTTTTACTCAAGGTTTTTCTCATTCACAGACTTGAGACAGCATTAGGTTAAagtatttctattttctgcCACTTTACACTCACATTTTGAATAAGGGCCGGGCAATATTGCCAAAGAATGTTATCAAGGTAAAACAAATATCGATAATATCACGATATCGATATTTATCTCCGTGAATGTTACGTTACTTTTCCCTTTAAGTTTACAGACTGATTTCAGATCCTGAAGGTTGTGCTCTTAAACTCTTgataaagaacaaaacattttacaaatctgacaCTGAACATTAAATCCAACTATGTGTAAGTGATGTATTGATACATCTGTTGAGCTTTTGTTGGATTGTTGCTGATGAAAATTGCATGGCGCTAATTATTGGCATTGTTTTATCGCCCAGTCGTATTTTAAAGTACTTTAAATAGATGAACTGATACACAGATAAAGTTTGCAAATTGGTGGATACTGGCTTATCACTGCCGATAATAGTTAACTCCTTGTTGACCAGcttcaacattttttaaacttttgctTTCAAGTGAATGCATCAACAATATCAAACAAATTTTGAAATAGTCATTCCATTGAGATTTTTAATGTCTGATCTCTACTATCAAGGATCTGAATACTTCAGACGCAACACGTGGcctgtgcatgtgctgaaacctTTCTTTGAAAATTACGTTGGGGTGAAAagttcacacaagtttttttgaAGATAGATCACGATGGCAGAGTCACATAAGCTCTTTCCAATTGGCTGCTGTTGTTGGTCCATGACATCATATGAGAGTGCAAGTCTCATACTCAAACTCACACCTCTGTGCATGTGACTCTTTTGATTTCATCTTTTTGTGTGCACTTAGGTATTTTCTCCAGACATGTATTTGTTGCAGTATATGTTAATGCGAGCAGGGCAGACAGCAAATGAGTCATAAAGCATGCCAAGCCTAGTTGTGTCTGCAGAATGAAGATATAATCAGTCTGACGCTGGAACTCAAAAACGGTCACATTCACCGATAGACAGATTTAATCTTCTTCCCATTTCACACAAGCATCTCAAATGCTATCAGAAAAGTGTAACCATGTAAACCACATGATAGAAGCTTCCACAGTAACCACTTAAAGTCACTTTCCAGAGAAGAGACACAGTTACAGGGCTCACTGGAAGACCTATGCAGTTCCTTCCCCCACCATCCACCAGTGTAATCAGTCATCCAGATGGAATGAGAGATTTGCCTCCCTGAGTCAACGCTCTGtagatgagaggaagagatgacaATGGATTCTTTCCCCTTGGGTCGGGCAGGTTTAGGGTTTggacagaaaagagacaaacaggagagagctgagagagagTGCTGGAGTCTAAACTCAGGCTGCCATGATGGAGGATGTGATTACTGCTCTTTCCAGAGAAATAAGACATAGTTGTTCTCGTCCATGGAGAATAAGTTCTTTCTGAGGGTGGAGTTGTGTTTATGAATTTCTTCCACTGCACCCTCAGATTAACCGCAGTGAAATGTAGACTGTGTGATACAGGAAGTGCTCTTTGCTGTTTAGTGAAATACGGCTTGTGGTTTCAGTGAGACTTCTCATTGGTTGAGCTGCAGTCCCACAGCTTTAACACAAGATAGGGGAAGTCGTAAGATTTCTGTTTGGCACACTTATCAGATTTCTCAGATATCTCTCTcaggacatgttttttttcttgtgaagaCAGCACTTTTTATGTATTCTTACATTCAacgcattaaaaaaaaaaaaggttaaatttgaatggaaaaagacacaaattacattaaatgagcaaatatacaaatatacacatttgACAGCTGCACTGTCCTGGTTACTCTCCAGTAACATTTAGCACGACTGAATGAAAGGTGAAGATCATGTGATGGTTTCCTGTCATTCGTGCTTAGATATATCTGTCGAGATGCATCAAAACTAAAGGAGGATATCCGCAGTTTTTGCTGACAGGTGCAAGTTCTGCTGCCAGATGTGTGCAGTTCATTTATTGTCTGTGAGAGATCAGTCTGTGAGAGATCTGCTTTACTAACTGCTGTTAGTTATGACTAGAAAATAGGACCATTTTAGGGagtatatttttgtttttatatacacAGCCTTACTCAGATTAATCCAAAGAGGATTCTGTATAGACTACATGATGCTGTATATTCTTGTGAATGTATTAATGTTTAACTAagtattaatataaataagtgAGAAGAGCCAAGTATGAacttaacattttatttcccaCATTGAATTAGATTCAGTCTTCTACATTGTTTTTAATGGGCTGTGACTTAGTTTCCTTCAAGTATACCAGTGGTGTAAATCACTGGCTTAACAGAGATTCATTTCAGTTCACAATTCAATACTTGACTATTATATCCAAGTGGTTATTTTTGATCAGATTCATAAATTaatcaaaacacagcaaactTTGTTTCATAATTTTCCTTATAGGCCTTCTCAATCTGTTCAAATGTGTTGTCCTCTGTCcttaaacaatgcagaaacctcagggagaaaCAAGTGTAACAGAGCACAGATGACAGGTAACTGTACTTTAAAAAGACAGAGTGATTCTTTCCATTGATCTGTTCTACCAGAGTTAGTTACAGGACATTTACTGATGAGAGGATGATGAACAACTTCATTGCTTTGAACTTGATCTGGTAACCAGGCTCATGGTGCATTACTTGTGTAAAGCTTTAAGGCTCTAGTTGAACTAACCCATCCCAAACATTATAGTACATATAGTACACATATAGTATAGTACTTGAGTTTTGTGACAAAACTAGaaagtttttataattttttttttttttggggtctCTGTGGCAACTGTCTCATTTATCTGAATCCACAATGGCATCTATCTTAGTTCAgcaatttaaatacatttgagatTTAGTACAAATTAATATAATATCAGGTCAGACCTCATCACATGCTTTTTACCTGGCACTCTGATGCCTAACGAAGTTGCCAGCAGGCCCTGGTCAAAAACAAATGGTGCCATAGCTGAATGGCCCTTTGAACCACCTCTCTACAACAGTAGCATTTCCTGAACTCTTGCGTGTTGGCTGATAGAATTACTGCTGCTATCGCTTTTTGATAAAGACCTCGGCCCTGGAGCTGCAGTTAGCCTGTGGGTGCTGCGTTGTGACTCTTAAACAGTGAAGTCAAATGTAGTACAATAA
This sequence is a window from Paralichthys olivaceus isolate ysfri-2021 chromosome 6, ASM2471397v2, whole genome shotgun sequence. Protein-coding genes within it:
- the ankrd33aa gene encoding photoreceptor ankyrin repeat protein; this encodes MIQGRVRGPMATVCDDPHLGAGPSEDCDILLDDSDSDSVLSDDSVLPDYDMDENPTEPARTLYEACARNDPTSLSSILERGVTKEEANEQDINGRNGLMLAVAKGFVDIVTMLHTCPLIDINHQDSDGNTALMIAAQAGFITILNYIINFYSGVDTEVRDPRGFTALIKAGLQGRQECVSALLMHGADMNAVDMVQGRGLKDWVLRTGRFETLNRIRRLQAHPVAEHFCESYIPEWPQLKQLVEKATAPKTTSQRLRQRLKDSLTFSFPQDPQDNGVMDYMVRMTTSIHSPLIAIGCRPFCPTSPPEIGKRRFAVPELLEKHSIKELEESTVSHSNGSITSASPTTVSATSISLTSCCQDSNRRESQASGGMKSFIPRSMAHRNSIFPSGCIPKIEVTRSGEPTPKKEKKKKREKGYLEPPVWKYKEAKEEKKRAKKQEKQKEQDKKSKGSKRSSNQK